The proteins below are encoded in one region of Williamsoniiplasma luminosum:
- a CDS encoding acetate/propionate family kinase yields the protein MILVVNPGSSSIKFQLFETQNTTPISILEGLAERIGIDGNLVMKFQGQKYEWKINMPDHLAAVGEINNRMLELQVIKNKADITGIGFRTVHGGDKFIQPTIINEEVKKVIEANFKLAPLHNPPGLVAINAFEKEFKIPMVAVFDTSFHQTLAPLNYLYPVPYNWYTDHKVRKYGFHGISYEYITTHMSQVLKIDQNKLNLIICHLGNGASMAAIKNGKSLDTSMGFTPLAGLMMGTRSGDIDPSIVQYMVKETGMDVFQITDALNKQSGLFGMSGLSDMRDVTDAVRAGNEQVTLTWKKYCQVVDRYLVDYANQLEGKIDAIVFTAGVGENSKSTRAEIIANAKLLELELDENANHAKYTDYNLISTPKSKYPIYCVRTNEELMICNHTLKLIK from the coding sequence ATGATTTTAGTAGTAAATCCTGGTTCAAGTTCAATTAAATTCCAGTTGTTTGAAACCCAAAACACGACACCAATTTCGATTTTAGAAGGATTGGCTGAAAGGATTGGGATTGATGGAAATTTAGTGATGAAATTCCAAGGCCAAAAATATGAATGAAAAATCAATATGCCAGATCATTTAGCAGCAGTTGGAGAAATTAACAATCGCATGCTTGAATTACAAGTCATCAAAAACAAAGCAGATATCACCGGAATTGGTTTTAGAACTGTGCATGGTGGAGATAAATTTATTCAACCAACCATTATTAATGAAGAAGTGAAAAAAGTAATTGAAGCGAATTTTAAATTAGCACCATTACATAACCCACCAGGTTTAGTTGCGATCAACGCTTTTGAAAAAGAATTTAAAATTCCGATGGTAGCAGTTTTTGACACATCATTTCATCAAACTTTAGCTCCACTTAATTATTTATATCCTGTTCCATACAATTGATATACTGATCACAAAGTTCGAAAATACGGTTTTCATGGAATCAGTTATGAATACATTACAACCCATATGAGCCAAGTTTTAAAAATTGACCAAAACAAATTAAACTTAATTATTTGTCATTTAGGAAATGGAGCTAGTATGGCAGCTATCAAAAATGGTAAATCCCTTGATACATCAATGGGATTTACTCCGTTAGCTGGATTGATGATGGGAACCAGATCTGGAGATATCGATCCTTCGATTGTTCAATACATGGTTAAAGAAACTGGGATGGATGTTTTCCAAATCACCGATGCTCTAAATAAACAATCTGGTTTATTTGGGATGAGTGGGTTGAGTGACATGCGTGATGTCACTGATGCTGTTAGAGCCGGAAATGAACAAGTAACTTTAACATGAAAAAAATACTGTCAAGTTGTTGATCGTTATCTTGTGGATTACGCTAACCAACTTGAAGGTAAAATTGATGCGATTGTATTTACAGCTGGAGTTGGAGAAAATTCAAAATCAACAAGAGCAGAAATTATTGCCAACGCCAAATTACTGGAATTAGAACTTGATGAAAATGCCAATCATGCTAAATATACTGATTACAATTTAATTTCAACTCCGAAATCAAAATACCCAATTTATTGTGTTCGTACCAACGAAGAATTAATGATTTGTAATCACACATTAAAATTGATTAAATAG
- the lpdA gene encoding dihydrolipoyl dehydrogenase, producing MPKQTTPSACEATKSALADCAPALQEGNGTLPPRKTNFQAPNPEKHFDVIIVGAGVGGYVAAIKAANLGLKTLIIEKGAYGGVCLNIGCIPTKTLLKSGKVFEQTVHKAASFGIEISKDAKITVNWKAVIERKEDVVKKLSSGVLYLMNKNKIKHIEGVAEAIDNHTIKVNGETFTTDDLIIATGSNPRGLTLPGFEEAEKTGFLINSTHALSLPKLPKKVIIIGGGVIGVEFASMFASYGSEVVLLQGLPTILEMLDADLSKEMSKILSSKSNITIVTNAMIKGIEKNKVVYELDGKEIKLEADYCLQSVGRKPFTEGFENIGLKKAGNGYIEIANDYCQTNLDNVYAIGDVNGRLMLAHVASHEGLIAVNHIARKKGIAHAEDMKMEFERVPSCIYASPEIATIGKTEEQCKKENLDYKAFKFPFQAIGKALADGDTHGFVKLIIENKYQTVIGAHIIGNRATEMISELAVAMESESTISEIAHAIHPHPTMSEAIGEAAEALLTGKTLNL from the coding sequence TTACCAAAACAAACCACACCAAGTGCTTGTGAAGCAACAAAAAGTGCATTAGCAGATTGTGCTCCTGCCTTACAAGAAGGTAATGGAACCTTACCACCAAGAAAAACTAATTTCCAAGCACCAAATCCAGAAAAACACTTTGATGTAATCATCGTGGGAGCCGGAGTTGGTGGTTATGTGGCTGCAATTAAAGCTGCAAACCTTGGTTTAAAAACTTTAATTATTGAAAAAGGTGCTTATGGAGGAGTTTGTTTAAACATCGGATGTATTCCAACTAAAACCTTATTAAAATCTGGAAAAGTTTTTGAACAAACTGTTCATAAAGCAGCATCTTTTGGAATTGAAATTTCAAAAGATGCCAAAATTACTGTTAATTGAAAAGCAGTGATTGAACGTAAAGAAGATGTTGTTAAGAAATTAAGTAGTGGTGTCCTTTACTTGATGAACAAAAACAAAATCAAACACATCGAAGGTGTGGCTGAAGCAATTGATAATCACACAATCAAAGTGAATGGTGAAACATTTACAACTGATGATTTAATCATTGCCACTGGTTCAAATCCTCGTGGATTAACTTTACCAGGTTTTGAAGAAGCTGAAAAAACTGGTTTCTTAATCAATTCAACTCATGCTTTATCATTACCAAAATTACCTAAAAAAGTTATCATTATTGGTGGAGGAGTAATTGGGGTTGAATTTGCTTCAATGTTTGCCAGTTATGGTAGTGAAGTTGTTTTACTTCAAGGTTTACCAACCATTCTTGAAATGCTTGATGCTGATCTATCAAAAGAAATGAGCAAAATTTTAAGTAGTAAATCAAATATTACAATCGTCACAAACGCGATGATTAAAGGGATTGAAAAAAATAAAGTTGTTTATGAACTTGATGGTAAAGAAATCAAACTTGAAGCAGATTACTGCTTACAATCTGTTGGAAGAAAACCATTCACAGAAGGTTTTGAAAATATCGGTCTAAAAAAAGCTGGTAATGGTTACATTGAAATTGCCAATGATTATTGTCAAACAAATCTTGACAATGTTTATGCCATTGGAGATGTTAACGGTCGTTTGATGTTAGCTCACGTGGCAAGTCATGAAGGTTTAATTGCTGTTAACCATATTGCTCGTAAAAAAGGGATTGCCCATGCTGAAGATATGAAAATGGAATTTGAACGTGTTCCAAGTTGTATTTATGCAAGTCCTGAAATTGCCACAATTGGTAAAACTGAAGAACAATGTAAAAAAGAAAATCTTGATTACAAAGCCTTCAAATTCCCGTTCCAAGCAATTGGTAAAGCTTTAGCTGATGGAGATACTCATGGTTTTGTTAAATTAATTATTGAAAACAAATATCAAACAGTGATTGGGGCACATATTATTGGGAACCGTGCCACAGAAATGATTTCAGAACTTGCTGTGGCAATGGAATCTGAATCAACAATTTCAGAAATTGCTCACGCAATTCATCCTCACCCAACAATGAGTGAGGCAATTGGAGAAGCTGCTGAAGCTTTATTAACTGGAAAGACTTTGAACTTATAA
- a CDS encoding alpha-ketoacid dehydrogenase subunit beta yields MAVLNNVQAVTNALDVAMEKWDEVVVFGEDVGQDGGVFRATMGLWAKYGENRCFSMPISEALFAGAGYGMAVAGMKPVVEFQFEGLGWASLQNILTQIAKVRNRSRGKYSAPMVIRMPMGGGIRALEHHSEAMEAIYAHCAGLKVVIPSTPYDTKGLLLAAIESPDPIIVFEPTKLYRAFKQEVPDGYYTVPIGEAYKIQEGNDLTVVTYGAQTVDCEKAIDMLLKERPNASIELIDLRTIQPWDRKMVFESVKKTGRLLVVHEAVKQFSVSSEIIASVNEECFEYLKAPLSRCTGYDISIPFDRGEGYHQVNPTKVLVKMKEVLDYQF; encoded by the coding sequence ATGGCAGTTTTAAATAATGTACAAGCAGTTACAAATGCTCTAGATGTTGCAATGGAAAAATGAGATGAAGTTGTAGTTTTTGGAGAAGACGTTGGACAAGACGGAGGAGTTTTCCGTGCAACAATGGGACTATGAGCTAAATATGGTGAAAACCGTTGTTTTAGTATGCCAATTTCAGAAGCTTTATTTGCTGGAGCTGGTTATGGAATGGCTGTTGCTGGAATGAAACCAGTTGTCGAATTCCAATTCGAAGGGCTTGGATGAGCATCACTTCAAAACATCTTAACTCAAATTGCTAAAGTGAGAAACCGTAGTCGTGGTAAATATTCTGCTCCAATGGTGATTCGTATGCCAATGGGTGGAGGAATCCGTGCTTTAGAACACCATTCAGAAGCAATGGAAGCGATTTATGCGCACTGTGCAGGATTAAAAGTTGTAATTCCTTCAACTCCGTATGATACAAAAGGGTTGTTATTAGCAGCAATTGAATCACCAGATCCAATTATTGTTTTTGAACCAACTAAGTTATATCGTGCCTTCAAACAAGAAGTTCCAGATGGATACTATACAGTTCCAATTGGAGAAGCTTACAAAATTCAAGAAGGAAACGACTTAACAGTTGTGACTTATGGAGCTCAAACAGTTGATTGTGAAAAAGCAATTGATATGTTATTAAAAGAACGTCCAAATGCAAGTATTGAACTAATTGATTTACGTACAATTCAACCATGAGACAGAAAAATGGTTTTTGAATCTGTGAAAAAAACAGGAAGATTATTAGTTGTTCATGAAGCTGTTAAACAATTTTCAGTTTCATCTGAAATTATTGCATCAGTTAATGAAGAATGTTTTGAATATTTAAAAGCACCTTTATCAAGATGCACAGGATATGACATTTCAATTCCGTTTGATCGTGGAGAAGGATACCACCAAGTTAATCCAACCAAGGTTTTAGTAAAAATGAAAGAAGTATTGGATTACCAATTCTAA
- a CDS encoding lipoate--protein ligase: MKILFAKTNSPYFNLATEEYLFNSEKYQPPIVFLWQNQNTIVVGKNQNTFAEINLINAQKDAVNIVRRNTGGGTVYQDLGNLCFSLLISNQNESSTEVFEKSLQPILDLLRSLGLNANFKGRNDLEIDGAKISGNAQVKNSTKILSHGTLLFDVDLPKLGKYLNVNQVKMESKKIASAPARVTNIKPLLKDNLGIENFIKMIAKQYSQANVEEFILDAEDLKAIEELETNKFKTWEWNFGKNETFSSVKTEYIPQIGLIEIGMNVDKGIIKSMHIFGDFLGTLGTQGITEKLIEKKYDRETIKNELTKIKNINEIFGADIDIENLVNLILK; encoded by the coding sequence ATGAAAATTTTATTCGCTAAGACAAATAGTCCGTATTTTAATTTAGCAACAGAGGAATATTTGTTTAATTCTGAAAAATACCAACCTCCAATTGTGTTTTTGTGACAAAACCAAAACACCATTGTTGTTGGTAAAAACCAAAACACATTTGCCGAAATTAATTTAATTAATGCGCAAAAAGATGCTGTGAACATCGTCAGAAGAAATACTGGTGGTGGAACTGTTTATCAAGATTTAGGTAATCTGTGTTTTTCACTTTTAATTAGCAATCAAAACGAAAGTTCAACTGAGGTTTTTGAAAAATCCCTTCAACCTATTTTAGACCTCCTTCGTAGTCTTGGATTAAATGCTAATTTTAAAGGTCGCAACGATTTAGAAATTGATGGGGCCAAAATATCTGGTAATGCTCAAGTTAAAAATAGTACTAAAATTCTTTCGCATGGAACATTACTGTTTGATGTTGATTTACCAAAACTTGGTAAATATTTGAATGTTAATCAAGTCAAAATGGAATCTAAAAAAATTGCTTCTGCACCAGCAAGAGTGACCAACATCAAGCCATTATTAAAAGATAATCTTGGGATTGAAAATTTTATTAAAATGATTGCCAAACAATATAGTCAAGCAAATGTTGAAGAATTTATTTTGGATGCAGAAGATTTGAAGGCGATTGAAGAATTAGAAACTAATAAATTCAAAACATGAGAATGAAACTTCGGGAAAAATGAAACATTTAGTTCAGTGAAAACTGAATATATTCCCCAAATTGGATTGATTGAAATCGGAATGAATGTCGATAAAGGAATAATTAAATCAATGCATATTTTTGGTGATTTCTTAGGTACGTTAGGTACCCAAGGAATCACTGAAAAATTGATTGAAAAAAAATATGATAGGGAAACTATCAAAAATGAACTAACAAAAATTAAAAACATTAACGAAATTTTTGGTGCGGATATCGACATCGAAAACTTAGTGAATTTAATTTTAAAATAA
- a CDS encoding thiamine pyrophosphate-dependent dehydrogenase E1 component subunit alpha has translation MAYKYIGKFDPVKNESVNIMDENGKIINKALMPNIKNETLIEAYKLMCLSRSQDNYQNKQQRLGKILSFLSSTGQEAGEIAYSMHVQKGKDWFLPAYRNNAAWLATGMPMKNIMMYWMGNEYGCVSPEGINNLPINIVIGSQYSHAAGIAFAEKFNKKSDSVVLTTTGDGGTSQGEVYEALNFAQLRKLPVIFVVEDNKWAISHPSSGATAAINFAVKGMATGTPGIKVDGNDFLASYGVFEEAFDYVRKGNGPILIELNTYRLGAHSSSDNPDIYRPKGEYEEAVKFDPLIRMKNYLVAQKLWDDKKQAELDQENEVFIDKSFNEAMASKDYPLNEVFDYMYAEKTDLLKEQYAEAKAFFDQYPESKDGGHH, from the coding sequence ATGGCTTATAAATATATAGGGAAATTTGACCCTGTAAAAAATGAATCTGTTAACATAATGGATGAAAATGGAAAAATAATCAACAAAGCTTTAATGCCAAATATTAAAAATGAAACTTTAATTGAAGCATATAAATTAATGTGTTTATCAAGATCACAAGATAATTACCAAAACAAACAACAACGTTTAGGAAAAATTTTGTCATTCTTGTCATCAACTGGACAAGAAGCTGGAGAAATTGCATATTCAATGCATGTTCAAAAAGGTAAAGATTGATTTTTACCAGCATACAGAAACAATGCTGCATGATTAGCAACTGGAATGCCAATGAAAAACATCATGATGTATTGAATGGGAAATGAATATGGTTGTGTTTCTCCTGAAGGGATTAACAATCTTCCAATTAATATTGTGATCGGGAGTCAATATTCACACGCTGCAGGAATTGCATTTGCTGAAAAATTTAACAAAAAATCAGACAGTGTTGTTTTAACAACAACTGGAGATGGTGGAACAAGCCAAGGGGAAGTTTATGAAGCATTAAACTTTGCTCAATTAAGAAAATTACCAGTGATTTTTGTTGTTGAAGACAACAAATGAGCAATTTCACACCCTTCATCAGGGGCAACTGCTGCAATTAACTTTGCAGTTAAAGGGATGGCTACTGGAACTCCAGGAATTAAAGTTGATGGAAATGATTTCTTAGCATCATACGGAGTTTTTGAAGAAGCTTTTGATTATGTAAGAAAAGGCAATGGACCAATTTTAATTGAACTTAATACTTACCGATTAGGGGCTCACTCTTCTTCAGATAACCCAGATATTTATCGTCCAAAAGGTGAATATGAAGAAGCTGTAAAATTCGATCCATTAATTAGAATGAAAAATTATCTTGTTGCTCAAAAACTTTGAGATGACAAGAAACAAGCAGAATTAGATCAAGAAAATGAAGTGTTTATTGACAAATCATTCAACGAAGCAATGGCAAGCAAAGACTATCCTTTAAACGAAGTTTTTGACTACATGTATGCAGAAAAAACTGATCTTTTAAAAGAACAATATGCTGAAGCTAAAGCGTTCTTTGATCAATACCCAGAATCAAAAGATGGAGGACACCACTAA
- the pta gene encoding phosphate acetyltransferase — MYSLKEIKTILKDSKTQTIIFPEGDELKIQQTAQMLVEENLVNVILLFNKKTDIPTNANPKIQMLSVDQIDTTPYINKFVEIRGEKTNLEQATKLMQLRTYIGTMMILEQKVDAMVCGLTFTTADTLRPALQVVKVKKGFSIASSAFIMKKDDQAFIFTDCALNVNPDAKQLAQIGIMATNFAKSMNVANPETVFLSYSTKGSGAGEAVDKVVGAIAELDNIKPDFIYDGEFQFDAAFVQEVRNKKAPNTKLKKAIPDVFVFPELQSANIGYKIAQRFGGFDAVGPFILGLNKPINDLSRGATLEDIYETAIYTAFQALNA, encoded by the coding sequence ATGTATTCATTAAAAGAAATTAAAACAATTTTAAAAGATTCAAAAACTCAAACCATCATCTTCCCAGAAGGTGATGAATTGAAAATTCAACAAACAGCCCAAATGCTTGTTGAAGAAAATTTAGTCAATGTCATTTTGTTGTTCAACAAAAAAACTGATATCCCAACTAATGCAAATCCAAAAATTCAAATGTTATCAGTTGATCAAATTGACACCACTCCATACATCAACAAATTTGTTGAAATTCGTGGTGAAAAAACCAATTTAGAACAAGCAACTAAATTAATGCAATTAAGAACATACATTGGAACAATGATGATCTTAGAACAAAAAGTTGATGCGATGGTTTGTGGTTTAACTTTCACAACTGCTGATACTTTACGTCCAGCTTTACAAGTTGTGAAAGTTAAAAAAGGCTTTTCAATTGCTTCATCTGCTTTCATTATGAAAAAAGATGATCAAGCATTTATTTTCACAGATTGTGCATTAAATGTTAATCCTGATGCTAAACAATTAGCTCAAATCGGAATTATGGCAACTAACTTTGCTAAATCAATGAATGTCGCTAATCCTGAAACTGTCTTTTTAAGTTATTCAACAAAAGGATCTGGAGCTGGTGAAGCAGTTGATAAAGTGGTTGGAGCAATTGCTGAATTAGATAACATCAAACCTGATTTCATCTATGATGGTGAATTCCAATTTGACGCTGCTTTTGTTCAAGAAGTGAGAAATAAAAAAGCTCCCAATACCAAATTAAAAAAAGCAATCCCAGATGTTTTTGTTTTCCCAGAATTACAATCAGCCAACATTGGGTATAAAATTGCTCAACGTTTCGGTGGTTTTGATGCTGTTGGTCCCTTCATTTTAGGTTTAAATAAACCGATTAATGATTTGAGTCGTGGAGCAACACTTGAAGACATTTATGAAACTGCAATTTATACAGCTTTCCAAGCATTAAATGCTTAA
- a CDS encoding dihydrolipoamide acetyltransferase family protein — MFKVKFADIGEGLTEGKVAEVLVKLGQEVKAGDPLFFVETDKVNSEIPAPVTGKIANILIKADQDIVVGEVVMEIDDGSSTAEAKPEPTPAASTTAPIEENASVVGATPVSNKLIDRGGSVNANQNQSNKQILATPLVRKMAKDLGIDLATITGSGSNGKILSHDLKKPSVNQPAQPSVAPSPQAGPAFVASFNDALTFESKPMNAIRKATVKAMKKSHTENASFTGFKDIDVTNLVATRNQIKDVAASQGIKLTFLAFIVKAAAQALKAFPNINVRIDEANNAIQFMNNINIGIAVDTPEGLMVPVIKSADKMSLFQIAHAISDLATKARDKKLTMKEMTEATFTITNFGSVGLTYATPIINPPEAAIMGVGSMTKQPVYLDGEFKPRDIMPFVATVDHRVIDGADAGRFLMKIEEYLQNPVLLLVG, encoded by the coding sequence ATGTTTAAAGTTAAATTCGCTGATATCGGAGAAGGATTAACTGAAGGAAAAGTTGCTGAAGTATTAGTAAAATTGGGTCAAGAAGTAAAAGCTGGAGATCCACTTTTCTTTGTTGAAACTGATAAAGTTAATTCAGAAATCCCAGCCCCAGTGACTGGAAAAATCGCCAATATCTTGATCAAAGCTGATCAAGATATTGTTGTTGGAGAAGTTGTGATGGAAATTGATGATGGTTCATCAACTGCTGAAGCAAAACCAGAACCAACACCAGCTGCATCAACCACAGCTCCAATCGAAGAAAATGCAAGTGTAGTTGGAGCAACCCCTGTTTCTAACAAGCTAATTGACCGTGGAGGTTCAGTTAATGCAAATCAAAATCAAAGTAATAAACAAATTTTGGCCACACCATTAGTACGTAAAATGGCCAAAGATTTAGGCATTGATTTAGCAACTATTACTGGATCAGGATCAAATGGAAAAATTCTTTCACACGACTTGAAAAAACCAAGTGTTAATCAACCAGCACAACCAAGCGTTGCTCCAAGCCCACAAGCTGGACCAGCTTTTGTTGCATCATTTAATGATGCATTAACATTCGAATCAAAACCAATGAATGCGATTCGTAAAGCAACAGTTAAAGCGATGAAAAAATCACATACTGAAAATGCTTCATTTACAGGATTTAAAGATATTGATGTTACTAATTTAGTTGCTACTCGTAATCAAATTAAAGATGTTGCTGCTAGTCAAGGAATCAAATTAACTTTCCTAGCATTTATTGTTAAAGCAGCTGCTCAAGCATTAAAAGCATTCCCAAATATTAATGTCAGAATTGATGAAGCAAATAATGCTATTCAATTTATGAATAATATTAACATCGGAATTGCTGTTGATACACCAGAGGGATTAATGGTTCCTGTGATTAAAAGCGCTGACAAAATGTCATTATTCCAAATTGCTCATGCAATTAGTGATTTGGCAACAAAAGCACGTGATAAAAAATTAACAATGAAAGAAATGACAGAAGCAACTTTCACAATTACTAATTTTGGTTCAGTTGGTTTAACTTATGCAACACCAATTATTAACCCACCAGAAGCTGCAATTATGGGAGTTGGGTCAATGACCAAACAACCAGTTTATCTTGATGGAGAATTTAAACCAAGAGATATTATGCCGTTTGTAGCCACAGTTGATCATCGTGTGATCGATGGAGCTGATGCTGGAAGATTCTTAATGAAAATTGAAGAATACTTACAAAATCCAGTACTTTTATTAGTTGGATAG